The Emys orbicularis isolate rEmyOrb1 chromosome 14, rEmyOrb1.hap1, whole genome shotgun sequence genome includes a region encoding these proteins:
- the DBNDD1 gene encoding dysbindin domain-containing protein 1, which produces MEAPGGAGTPERVKEAQALERATGIPAHGPVEEPPSPPAEEQGGIPIPSSGLLQVAERRQPLSSVSSLEVHFDLLDLTELTDTSDQELAEVFADSDDENVASESPAGLHPHPIPRAGYLRSPSWTRTKGEQGREKKHLSDSELQAGVVDTFLAVERPQEE; this is translated from the exons ATGGAGGCTCCAGGTGGGGCGGGGACCCCAG AACGGGTGAAAGAAGCCCAAGCGCTGGAGCGAGCCACAGGCATCCCGGCACATGGGCCGGTGGAggagcctcccagcccccctgccgaGGAGCAAGGCGGgatccccatccccagctccgGCCTGCTGCAGGTCGCCGAGCGGAGAC AGCCCCTGAGCAGCGTGTCCTCCCTGGAGGTGCACTTCGACCTGCTGGATCTGACCGAGCTGACAGACACGTCGGACCAGGAGCTCGCCGAGGTCTTCGCTGACTCCGACGATGAGAACGTAGCCAGCGAGTCCCCTGCCG GTCTGCACCCGCACCCCATCCCTCGGGCAGGGTACCTGCGATCCCCCTCCTGGACAAGAACCAAAGGCGAGCAGGGGCGGGAGAAGAAACACCTCAGTGACTCGGAGCTGCAAGCAGGCGTTGTCGACACGTTCCTGGCCGTGGAGAGGCCCCAGGAGGAATAA